The Hyperolius riggenbachi isolate aHypRig1 chromosome 3, aHypRig1.pri, whole genome shotgun sequence genome window below encodes:
- the LOC137564080 gene encoding uncharacterized protein, with translation MRRRPRTRRYWVHPMLQQRRRKGQFRTLYRDLRQHPDKFFGYTRMSVSSFDVLLAKLKDALQRQDTNFRLAITPTERLLITLRLLATGHSYAALHYQFLMGRCTIRYIVLDTCKLIWKVLQPEFMPTPDVPMWEANMQLFWQKHDFPNCLGAVDGKHVRLVMPAFTGSLYFNYKKFFSLVLMAVVDPNLKFIYVDVGTYGSSHDSSVFQHSRFGLKLRMGQTTLPPPRPWPDTLEPPYPCVFVADEAFALSEHVMRPSTQRDMSQKKLVFNNRLTKARQVVECAFGILENKWRIYHTALKMQPQYAITVVKATCILHNYVRTLMA, from the exons ATGAGACGTAGGCCAAGGACACGGAGATACTGGGTGCATCCCATGCTACAACAGCGGCGCCGGAAGGGTCAATTTAGGACACTGTATAGAGATTTGAGGCAGCATCCAGACAAGTTTTTTGGCTACACCCGAATGTCTGTGTCCAG TTTTGATGTCCTTTTGGCCAAACTGAAGGATGCCCTTCAACGCCAAGACACTAACTTTCGCCTAGCAATCACACCAACTGAACGACTCCTCATAACATTGAG acTTCTGGCAACAGGGCATTCATATGCAGCACTTCATTACCAATTCCTCATGGGAAGATGTACAATCCGATACATAGTTTTGGACACCTGCAAATTGATCTGGAAAGTACTGCAACCAGAATTTATGCCAACTCCTGATGTACCTATGTGGGAGGCTAACATGCAGCTTTTTTGGCAGAAACATGATTTCCCTAACTGCCTTGGAGCAGTGGATGGGAAACATGTTCGACTGGTTATGCCTGCATTCACTGGCAGTCTGTATTTCAATTATAAGAAATTCTTCTCACTTGTGCTCATGGCTGTGGTGGATCCTAATTTGAAATTTATATATGTCGATGTTGGCACTTACGGTAGTTCCCATGATTCGTCAGTATTCCAGCACAGTCGATTTGGCTTGAAGCTTCGCATGGGCCAGACGACTTTACCACCACCACGCCCCTGGCCTGACACCCTAGAACCACCTTACCCGTGTGTGTTTGTGGCTGATGAGGCTTTTGCACTGTCTGAACATGTTATGAGACCTTCTACACAAAGAGATATGTCTCAGAAAAAACTTGTATTTAATAACCGCCTGACCAAAGCCAGACAAGTAGTAGAATGTGCTTTTGGAATTCTTGAAAACAAATGGCGGATTTATCACACTGCCTTAAAAATGCAACCACAGTATGCTATAACAGTTGTGAAGGCAACAtgtattttgcataattatgtgaGAACACTGATGGCATGa